One genomic segment of Primulina tabacum isolate GXHZ01 chromosome 9, ASM2559414v2, whole genome shotgun sequence includes these proteins:
- the LOC142555167 gene encoding F-box protein At2g27310: MSFSTNSTTTSAAADPSGGDPITAIHPDIIQTHILNRLDGATLASTSCASSQFLALCRDDQLWRDICNSTWPSTTDPRVLRAISAFPSAHRSFYSDSFPSTTHHQHPKQPCLSETSELISAVDIYCDDQLIYSKVLETETVSNWFLSFPLSLELLDAKEMVPTPLKFEGENGACTSRAEEHLRVSWILIDPNNKRAVNVASHKAVYSRMHWSNGDIQLRYATVAAVATGELVQCAVVVTCGGKEGGELHVKEVKMQVEDMEGRTLSGRDSLEILQAAMEGPRRRIECKREKDIYELFSRKKVQYREKEQRRETGLDMICIVIGLSIFFAIWIFFLWR, from the coding sequence ATGTCTTTTTCTACAAACTCAACCACCACTTCCGCCGCCGCGGATCCAAGCGGAGGCGACCCAATCACGGCCATCCACCCTGATATCATCCAAACCCACATCCTCAACAGACTTGACGGCGCCACTCTCGCCTCAACCAGCTGCGCTTCCTCCCAATTCCTTGCCTTATGCCGCGACGATCAATTATGGCGGGACATCTGCAACTCCACCTGGCCCTCCACAACCGACCCCCGCGTCCTCCGTGCCATCTCCGCCTTCCCCTCGGCCCACCGCTCGTTCTACTCAGACTCCTTTCCCTCCACCACCCACCATCAACATCCGAAGCAACCCTGTTTATCAGAGACGTCGGAGTTAATCTCCGCCGTTGACATCTACTGCGACGATCAGTTGATATACTCGAAAGTACTGGAAACGGAAACCGTATCGAATTGGTTTTTAAGCTTTCCTTTAAGCTTAGAGCTTCTGGACGCGAAGGAGATGGTCCCAACGCCATTGAAATTCGAAGGCGAGAACGGCGCGTGCACGTCCCGCGCGGAAGAACATTTGAGAGTAAGCTGGATTTTGATAGACCCCAACAACAAAAGGGCGGTCAACGTCGCGAGCCACAAGGCGGTTTACTCCCGGATGCACTGGTCGAACGGCGACATACAACTGCGATACGCCACGGTGGCAGCCGTAGCCACCGGGGAACTGGTTCAATGCGCTGTGGTGGTCACTTGCGGCGGGAAAGAGGGAGGGGAATTACACGTGAAGGAAGTGAAAATGCAGGTCGAGGACATGGAGGGTAGAACTCTCAGCGGGAGGGATAGTTTGGAGATTCTACAGGCCGCCATGGAAGGGCCGAGAAGGAGAATCGAATGTAAAAGGGAGAAAGATATTTATGAACTGTTCTCGAGGAAGAAGGTGCAGTACAGAGAGAAGGAGCAGAGGAGGGAAACGGGTTTGGATATGATTTGTATAGTTATCGGATTATCCATTTTTTTTGCAATTTGGATCTTTTTTTTGTGGAGATAA